From the genome of Gorilla gorilla gorilla isolate KB3781 chromosome 4, NHGRI_mGorGor1-v2.1_pri, whole genome shotgun sequence:
CCAAACTCTGTATGAGTCCCTTACTCGGACCCCTAATGTGTGGCTACCCCTCTCGCCAACCCCAAGGGCCCGGGGTGGGCTGGCTAGATGCAGCAGTGTGGGGGCTGAATTCTCTGTTCTCCCACCACCCCACTTTGTGGCCCACATACTTGATGGTCAGGTGGCGGCTTTTGGGCACGGAGGAGGGTGGACCCTTGCTGAGGTCTTCCACAGACTGCTCCAGGGGCTTGTTTTTCTCTGAGTTGGAAGCCCCGTTGTCTGTGCTCTCCATGTCATACCTGGGGACAGGATGCAATGGGGCTGGAGGCCAACACTGCAGGGGCCACTTAAGAGGGGGCAGAGGAAACGCAAGGAGAGACAGACCTGCAGGTGAGActaaggagcaggaggaggaggctgtgtTCTTGGCACTGTGCTGAACATAGTGGTGGAAGAGAGGCCACCCCTCCCTGTCGGGGGCAGGCCTTCTGGAAGGAGCATCGCTCAAGGCCAAATGGAGGGTTCCAGGGTAGGCTCGGGCTGCCTGGCTTGAAATTGGCCAGGGGAGTGGGTGAGATGCAGGGAGACGGGGATCAAAGCTCTGAGGAGCGGCATGAGGGCTGGGAGCAGGGGGCTTACGTGACAGAGCACTGGGCAAAGGCCAGGTACTCGAGCAGCACATCCAGGCCACGGTTCTCTTCATTGAGGAACTCCTGCACCCACCTGTGGGCACAGGGCTCCCTGAGCTCCAGCCAGAAAGGAGGTCCTGCCTCAGATGGGCACAGAACAGGGACAGCAAGGACCCCTGGGGTGCCCTTTCAACCCCCAAAGACCCAATGATACCAAAGGATTCTGGGAGACTCAGGTGGGTCCCACAGCCCAGCCATGCCTCAAGGTGCCAGTCAGAGCATgggcaggaaggggaggggaagctgTCCTGGACACCTCCAGGAGGTGGTCCACAAGCACAGCCTTGtgcagggggcagggggagtAGGAAAGGGAAGCTCCAGGAGCTGCCTGGAAGCAGAGCCTTCCTAGGCCCAGAAAGGAAGATCTGAGCCCTCACTCACCCAATGTGGTTGGTCCTCAGGGAGGTCTCCAGCTCCCGTAGCACCTGCGTGGACTCCTGAACTCGCCTCTTAAACTGGGGACCGAGAACAGGGAAGGCTGGGGGTGAAGCCCGGCCTCCCACAGGCCCACCAAGTCCTGAGGCAGCAGGCAGCAGCACCCACCCTCCTCCAACTGGCACAAGTGGCCTTTCATGCTCagcctcccccaccacctccacaCACCTGCCCAGCAGAATAAGAACTCACAGGCTACGTGTGCTCCCCCATACATAGACAAGCAGGGGTACACACACCCCCGATACATGGGCACACAaggtatacacatgcacacacacaggcagggtgtgcacgtgcacacacacacacagcacatgaaCATCCATATACATGCACTCTAAATACAGACATAGAATATCCACACATCcatacatggacacacacacacacacattctctctctctcctagatATGGACTCAATGGTACATACACACATCCATAAGTGGACAAAGTACACAcatagtatacacacacacctatgtATGGACATATGGGCtgcacatgtgtatacacacagtaTAAGTACACAGAATGTGTCCATGTAAGCACACACAGGATGTACAGAGGAATGTTTAAAGTGCACACCCAGGGCACTCTCAGTCCCCtataaatacacagacacacaaacacacacacacacacactcatacatgcaCCCACACACGCACATAGAAAAGTCTGTACACACAGTTACTCCAGCTGCCCAGAGCTTGGAAAATGTGGGGGAAAGGGACAGAGTAAAGAGGGGAGACATCTACCCCCAGGTTGGACATCCAATCAGCTGCTACCTTTCGGCTGACCCCACCAGTATCCACATAGCTCTTCAGCTTCTGGATGTAGGCTGCGGGGGGATTCTTGACTTGAAACCGCTCCTGGGGAGATGGAATGGGGTATACAGAAAACCAGCCAGAGCTACCCCAGGGCAAATGACCAGTTCTCGTCCCAGTGTCCCATTCTCAGCTCTGATCTGAGGTCCCAGGCTTTCTTAAGACGCCTCTGAAATACCAAAGGTATAAACCCAAACAGTCCACCaagccactttctttttttttcttttcttttatctttctcttttcttgccctgtggcccaggctggagtgctgtggcacgaacatagttcactgcagcctcctactcccgggctcaagcgatcctcctacctcagcctcccaggtagctgggactacgggtgtgcaccaccacgcccagctagcatCGGGCCACTTTAAAGACCCCTGGCCTAGGCCTAGCCTGCCCTTCCTGTATGGGCTCCCAGGCCACAGCCCTGACACAGCTTTGGGGTGGACTATGCAGGGGTCAGTCCTGCCGTAGGCCCCGCCCTGGGGTGGGAAGGAACTCAGTCTAGCCGGCAGGTGGTGCCCTCCCTGGACCAGAGCTGGGATACGGCGGGGAAGGACGGCTGGAGGTGCCTCGTGAAGGGGACCCAGCACCTGGGTAGGACTTGGACCCAGCCGCCCTGCACGTCTGCGTTGGCAGGAACCTGCGTGCTCCTCTCCTGTGCTCAGTGATGCAATTCCTAATCCCCCCGCCCCACTGCAGGCTCCAGCGGCCACTCACACAAAGAGGCAGGGACCACGGCAAAGACCCCTCCCCAGAGGGGCCCCCACCCTTCCAACCCAAACCCCTCAGATTCACCGAGCCACCCCTCAGACTTTCACTTCTTCCAGCCCTTTGAGCCCCCAACCTCTGAGATGTCAGGCTGAGCTGCTCCAAGGGGACCCCTACCAGAGACTCCAGGGGCAGCTCTCCACCCTCTTCCCACTTCCCAGCCCTTACCCCTGGACTGCTGCCCAGCCGGCTCAGGCCATCTGCTTCATTAACAGGAGGCAAAGGCCCAGCCTTGGCTCCCAGGGGAGGCTCTCAGCTcccaactccccacccccagcctctgcAGCCTCCCTCCTTCACAGAATCCCTGCGGCAGCCGAGCCCCACCCAGCCCAGCGCTGGGAGAGGGTCGGCCCATGGCCGACCGCAGCCCTTGAAGCTGGAGGGGTGGGGACAGCTGAGTGACCCGTGAGTCCAGGCACCTGGACGGAGCACCAAAGCAGGGGTCCAAAGTGGCTGGCCTTGGGGAGTTGCTGGTCAACTGCAGCTCCTCTGGACCCAAGGCAAAAGGGCAGGAATTCccgccccttcctccctccctcccatgggGTCAGGTGAAGATGTCCAACCCCAGGGTcgccctctcccttccccagtcCAGAGAGGTTTCTCAGGAAGCTCAGCAGGAGGACAGTGACAGTGCGAGGCCCCAGCTGCCCCAGCCTGAACCAGCTCTGCCAGCTCCTCCGAAGCTGACCCAGCCCTGCTAGTGACTCACAAGGTCTTTTGGGGAGTTCAAGAGAAAGGGATCTGGGAGTCCTGCAGACCCCAGCACCCTCCCCAGGTGCTACATTGGCCACTGAGCAGAGTCTTGGCCCTATGGGCAGTATGGCGGTGCCCCTCTCCCCATAGCCCCAGCCTGGTCAGGGTGGGGTACTGACAGTGGGAGGGAAGGGGTGGCTGGGCAGTGCTGGCACCTACCTGATCACAGATGAGCTCCCACTTCTTCTCATTGTCATACTGGCTCAGCAGCTGGACCTTGTCCGGGGGCAAGTTCATGCAGTTCTGGGGACAGGGAGGACAAAGACCCCTGAGCCTGAGGCCCCAacaaggggagaggggagaatggGCATTTGGGGGAAACCCACTTGGCTCCCTAGGAGGTGCATCACCCCCATGAATCCTCTGACCCTAGGAGATATGTAATGTTATCCAGTGAGAAGGCCAAGGCCAAGAGAGACAGAGCACCTTTCCCGGGGCACACCAGCTAGAAGGGACAGCAGGATTTGAATTCGAGTCTGCCTGCGCTGTGTCACCCCCCACACCGCCTCCCTGGCCTGCCTGGTGTGCAGGCAGGTGCGTGGGTTGTCAGCCTACCTCTCTGGAGACCTGAGAcacttctgggcctcagttttcctgttGGGGCATCATCTCTTCCCCCATTCTGGTGGGAAGCTAACAGGGGAGCCATCACCAGTCAAGCCAAAATGTGGCCAGTGGCCAGTGGCCAGTGTCCCACCTCCACGTGCCACCAGATCCCACGTGTACACAGACCAGGCCCAGGGCACCAGTGCCTCACGAACACCAGGAAACCTCTTGCAAGGAGAGTGGACAGCAGCCTTCTCCTCATCCCTCTCCAGCCCCCTCCCACTTGGAGGAGAAGgctgagaaaggaaagagagggcTGGGGGAGCTGAGGGCGGCCATGTCAGCAGGCAGGGAGTTCCAGATCACagctgcaggggtggggagaTTTGCGGGGAAGGTCACTCGGCCACAGCACTGGGGAGAAGAGCCAGTGCCCTGGGTCTGTGGTGCAGGCCGCCCAGCTGGGACTCCCCCAGGAGCTGAGAAAGGTCAACAGAGCTCTGCCTGGGTCCTCCTCCCCTGGCCACAGACGACAAGGGTACGGTGCCCCTGCCACCACGGAGCAGGTTAGGGCCAGCCCAGGGCTGCAGAATCAACCAGGTGTCAATAGCACCAGGGGCTTTCTGGACCCCCAGACTTGGCTTGTCTCCCTGACAGACCAAAAGATGAGGCCAGTTCCCTTCAATTTAGTAAACCCCAGGTTATTGAGAGCCTTCTAGATGTCTGGCCCAAAAAGacagttcctgccctcaaggagatcTGAGTTGAGTAAGAGTCTCCATCGGGGATGTGGGAGACCCTGAGGGGCTCATCAGCCATGGTGGTTCACGCTCCACACCCTCAGTCATGTGGCTCTGAGGAGAGGCCACAGCTGGAGCAGTCAGAGGGCCACACCCACCTGAGGCTCCACAGCCAGCTTCCTCTCCAGGGTGCTGGGCCTAGTTCTGGGGCTCCAGCCAGACCTTACCCCCAAAATCACTGCCTTGGGTCAGGCCCAGACAACAGGAAGCTGGGTGCGCTCAGCCTCCATTGCCTAAGCTTTCCGGCCAGGCCCTGCTGGAGAGGTGAAACTGCCCCTCCGCCAGGCCCCCCGCCCCCAGCGGCTGAAGGGGGTGGAATACGTCATTCCTCTCCCCTATTGCGAAAGTGAGCCTGGATTGAGGAAACCACCGCTGTCTCATCAGccgccctcccccagccctccaagGGCCAGGACAGCTCCTGCTACCacaggggcagggggtggggggaaccGCCCAGGAGTACAAAGGAGGCGaggtcattctctgtctctctgtccctgtccatctgtctgtctctctctctgatcCGTCTTGCTGATGATGTCTCTcagtcacccccaccccacagggaCAAAGGGTGGGGCAGGGCTAAGGTGGGAGCAAGGTGGAGAAAAGGGACAAAGAGGAGAGACAGGGCCAGCAGTGCCAGGGAAACTGGAGCCGTGGCCGGCACAAAAGACGGAGATGGTGGCCAGGGAGTAAGGGGATGGCTGAGCCCAGCACAGAGCCACAGAGGGGACAGCTGCTTCCCGACATGAATCCTCCCAGGCCCTCACCCACCCAGGGAACTTTATGGTTCTGGAATGGCCCCAGCGGCATTTCTAGAGGCAGTAACTAGTCATAATGACATCCCCAACAGTCAGGTGGCCAGCTCCGCCAGAATGCCTACTGTGCAAGGCACTGCTCCGAACCCTGCGCGCCGACGACTGCCTTCCACCCTCGCTGCCGTCACTGGCACCGTTAACATTCCCACCTCACAGGTGCAGGCACAGATTAGTttagtgacctgcccaaggttaCGAAGCCAGTAAGAGGAGAGCTGGGCTGGCTTTGAGCCTGGAGCTGACTCTGAGCCACCACCTGGGTCCACTCCCCCAGGACAGCCCCCTGGTTGTTACTGACGAGGGGAGGCCTCTGCTGGGGCCTGGAGCACCTGTCTGAACAGTGGTGGAGGGCAGGGTGCCCATGCCCCTTCCCCACCTGGGCCTTCTCAGGCCCCCAGGCCCACATGCCAGCCTGCCAGACAGGCTAAATTTAGGCTCAGAAATCAGAAATAGCTCTGACAGCGCCGAACACTAATTAGCAGCTGCTCCTCAGCTGTGGCTGTGCCCACCGAGGAGCCAGGCACTCCAGGGAGTAGGAGAGGGGCCATCAGATGCCACTCACTCGGGGTGGAGTGAGGCCACCCTGAAAACAGGAACAGACCCCCAGACCAGGGCCTTCAGCAAGGCAGCAGCACCATGGGATGGGGGGCTGGGGGACACACGGAGAGTTGGCTGACAGTGCTCAAGTAGGAGGGGAGGGGCTGGCAGTCCAGGTGGGCGGGATACCTGCCTCCTGAGTGGGGCAGGGAGGGACAGCTATGAGCTGCCACATGGAGGACCTGGAGCTGGCTTCAAAAGACCCAGGCTCTGGGCCCAACTAGCCCTACAGCTTCTTTGCCCCCTTggacctcagcttcctcctccaTAAAATGGGCGCACTCCCTCACCGGAGCCTCACACTCACGGAGCTCCTGGAACACTCAGTGAGAAGTTGAGTTTGGATTTAACAAAGCTCTTCAGTGGCCTAACACTATGAAGAAGCACTCCACAGAGACAGAAGAGGTGGAGGGGCAGGGGTCCATGGAAGACCCCAGGGTAGGGGATGGTAGGGTGAGCAGAAGTttgtgaaaacatccagaaacacAGACTTGTCTCCAAGGCTTTGGCCAAACCTTAACTAGCCTTAGCCTACTTTCCCTGCTGCTTTTAGTGCTTCGGGCCAGATGAGGAAAGAGACAGGATTCATCTTTTAGGGTGTGGCCGAGAAAAGGAACTGATTCCCCACATCTTTCTATTAGAATGTGTGGGGaccattctcctccctccctgccctgagTGTGAGAGGGGACCCCCAGCATCTGCTCACCTAAGACCAGCCCCCAAAAGACACTGCTAAGagcccttcccccacctcccccacaccAGTGCTGACTTCTGAGACAGTgtcccaggaggctgaaggggCTGCGTCCACATCTGGACACAGCCACACCCTAGGGTTTCACTTTCAGTTTGAGCGGAGCCTACATCTCAGTCCACCTGCCCATCTCTCCCTATGGCCTAGCCCTTTAAGCCCCAGGGTACCCCTGAACTTGGACATCAATCCCAGTCTCAGGCCAGCCCCACAGGCTTTCCTCAGCCGGATGGGCCCAGAAGCTGAGcctgtcccccagcccccactcccCCATCCATCTCCCTGCCACCTGCCCACCTCTATATGGTCTCAACCTTAGTTGTAGTGTTCTCGGCACATATCCAAACACAATCAGTTTTACCTACTTTTTTAAACTTTGGCATATAGATTTTCTGGAGCTCTTATAAGCAATTCCAGGCTTACAGGAGATCTGTGAGGAGACCCAGCCCCAGGATCAGGTGCTGAGGACCCAAAGAGCTAACAGCTTCTCCCATCAGAGTTCAAGGGTCCCCACAGCTGGGACAAGGGCAAGCAGGGTGGAAGCCACTACCTATATCATCCAGGCTGGTAGGAGGAAAACAACACCGACAACAGTAACAATAACAAACGCTCCCCAGACACtttttttcaactcagaattaATCTCTCAATCCCCAAACACTGGGTGCTAGGTGCCGTTCTAAGCGCTTTACATCAAAACTCATTTAAACCTCAACAAGCCTACAAAATAGATACTGTTATAATCCCTATTTCACAAatgggaaactgagactcaaggaGGTTAAGGTGCTTGCCCAGGGTGGCCTCGGTGGCAAGCTAGCAAGGAAGACCCAGCTTCCTCCAAAGAAGGAGCAGCCGGGGAATGGGAAATGTGGGTCCTGGCCCCCAGGGGTCTTCTGCAGACAGCCTGGCCCAGATCCCCCATCTGAGGAACCAGGAACAGCCAGCCCCACTTCCTGCCACCCAGCGCCCCACGCTTCCTGTTGTTGCCCACACAGAGCTCTTACTCACTGgggaacccccccccccccccggcagCACACCCTCTCTCAGGGGGAAGTGGaggcctcccctccccctcccatgtGCACACTGCTACCGTTAGCACCACCGCTGCCCCACCCTCCAGGAGAGGTGGGCCCTCCCTCCAGCGGTTTCCGGCCACCAGGCAGTTTTCGGTCCGGGCCCCACTGCTGGTGACCTGCATAACGGTGGGGAGGTTGCCTGGCCCTCACTAACTAAGGATCTGGGGCTCCTGGGGAGTGCACAGTAACCTTGGGTGCTCTTGGtagtggaggaggagggaggggagaggcaggGTCTGGGCTCCCTCTGCTAAATGGGCCCTGAGATGGAGAGGACCAGATCAGCTCCAGCTTTATCCCCTTTCTCACAGTGGAGGGGGGTTACTGAGCATctgctctgtgtcaggcactgtgcgaAGTCCTCTATTTCACCCTCTCGACAATCCTAGGAGGCCAGCAGATGCCATTACTATTCTCTTTTTACAGGTGAGGGAAACtacagctcagagaagttaagtaacttgtccagggCCATGCAGGTAGTGACAAAAATGAATCTCAACCCCCAAACATCATGACCCCAAAGCTCAGGAAACGTCCCTGCCTTTCCCATAAGTAATCCCTGTCCCCTCAAAGGCCACCCAAGCCACCTTCCAGGGCTCCATGTCCCCAGGAAAAAGGCAGAGGTAGCCCTGAGAGCACCTGCTCCTGCCCGTCTCACCCAGCTCTCTGCCAATCAGCCCCAGATGTCACTGTGAATCATGCCCACCACATCCGTGGCTTTCCAGGGTTAGTATGTGCCAGCCCTGCCTGCTGGGAATGTCACccctcccctctgcccagcccAACATCAGACCACATGGCCGCATCCCCCCTGAGATCCTCTGTCCTGCAAATGGCAGGCATAAGGCCTGAGCCACCTCATGGCTCCATGTCCCCACACTTCATCTGCCCTGTCCCGGAGGTGGGAGTGGCCAGGGGGCAGCGCCTCAGTTGCAGTCCCTTCTGCCCTTTACTGCCAGCCCCAGAAGGGAAGGGCCCCAGCTGCAAGCAGGACTCCAGGCCCACACACCCAACATGGGGCCATCCTGACCTCCCCACACAGCCTGGCCAGGCACCCAGGCCTCTGGGCACAAGCCAAGAGCACCCATCAGGCAAATTCCTCTCCACTGCTACTGGATGCCAGCCAGCATGGCTCTTGGCCTCACGTACACCACCCCTGACACCTTCCCTTGATCCCTCTGCCCCAAGGTTACGGGATTCTCCCTGCCCGGCAGATCAGGGGTGTCCCAGGCCCAGGTGTAAGCGTGGCTCTTCTGGCAGGCCTGGAAAGGTCGCCTTGTCATCCCAGTCCCTGACCCTGCATGCCTCCCAGGGGAAGGCATGAAGGGGCTGGAAGACACCCAGCCTTGGGCATGGGCGTAGGAGAGGCGAGAGCTTGGCGCCCCGCTGGCTGGTGTTCCCACCATCGCAGCAGGCCCGTGGGGCTGGGCAGCCATCACTCCTCTGCTGTTGCTAAGGCAGCAGCCGGAAACCCTGGCTCAACCTGCTCTTTCTCTCCACCCCCATTTTAAGCAGGGGGCACCCCCTTCTTCCACAGCTTTCTTGGAAAGGTAGCCCCCCACCACCCACCCTTGCATGGGAGAAGGGCTCCCTGCACCTCCTGTCTGGCTGTAAGTGGGGACACCCCTCACCCACAAGAGAGGTCCTACAgccaggagaggaaggagagtttGGGGTATCAGGATCCTATGCCCCACCAGGGacaaaaggggaaggaagaggttCCCTGGGGCCGCTGGACTACATCCCTGAGGGCAGGACTGTGCTTCTCCCATTGAGACTGGGGACCACTGATGGCGGTGGGCCCCTCCCCTCAGCAATCTAAGGTTCTTCTCCTCTTAGACACTGACCGAGGACAGGACTCAGCTCTGGCCATGGTGGTTCGGGTGGGGGTTCACATAGCGACCAACTCTGCGATACACACTGCCAGACCTGAGGGTTGAACCAACTCTTTAGCCCTGGGCAGCCTCAGGCAGAGGTCAAGGTTGTCACCCTGGGGCAAGCCTCATGCCCCAGCTGGTGGGGAATGAGAGGAACCAGGGTCTTAGCCAAGTGTCCTTAGATTGGGTTTAACCTGCCCACAACAGGATATAAGACAGGCTGAGCCACCCCGGGAAGAAGGTATAAACACACTGGGGTTCCTGGGCACCTGGTAGGGGGTAAGCCCTGGTGGGTGCTGCTACCCTAAATTTCTGCTAGGCACCTCCGCTTTCTCCACCAGCACACCCTCTCTGACCCACCTGTGGGTGTCCCCCCTCCACATCCTGGTACTCAGGGACTCCCAGTGGCATTTACTGTCAGACTCAGCCAATCAGTTACAGCCACAAATCCAAGCAGGGCAAACAAGTCCTACACACACATCAGAACCTCACCATTTGACTTGTGGATTTTCCCCTGGTCTGAATTATTCACAGGGCTCCTCCCCATCAGCGTGCTAAACAGAAGATTGGGGTCAGGACCTCACCCCAAGAGCCCACACCCGCGACCATAGACACACACTTGGCGGAAAGACAGACCCATGTCCCTCCAACCAGGTTGGCAGGGGTCCAAGGACCCACCACCAATGCAGGCTCTCCAGATGGCCCCCAGAGACTGTGTCTCCTcgttctcccccctcccccatctgctcagctcagctcagctttGTGAAGTCCTATGCTTGGGGAGCGGGGAGCAGGGCAGGTGGAGAGATGGAGAAGTCAGGGGCCAGCCTGGTGTGAGGCGTCCCTCAGCGTCCCTGCCCTCCTCTAATCAAGCAAGGTGTCTTCACAAGGATGGATCCCTTGCCACCCCATAGCTCCTCCAAACTCCCCCCAGCCTTCTCTTGGGAGAGGACAGAAGCCAACATATTCAGGAACTGTTAGGAGGCGACCCTTTGGGGCCATGCTGAGGATCTAGCACGTATGGCCTAATGACCAGCCAGGCGAGGGGAAATGATGTCAAGGAGATGGAGGGCCACCAACTGAGCCAGCACCCTCTGCGGCCTGTGTCTCCGTTGAGCCCCCACCCTCAGACCTGCAGGGACTGGGAAATGCATCTGGGAGAAGGCACAGCCTCATTTGCCTGTCACCCAGCGTCCAGCAAGGGAAGGCTGACAGCAGGCAGGCCACCAGGCAATTAGAGGAGGGAGCCAGGGCCAGGGCGTCGGGGGTGGGGAGAGTGAGAGTGAGCAGCTCTTCCTCTCCCTACTTCTGCCTTATGCAGGGTCTTGGAAACCCCTGAGTCTGCTCTGGAGCCCCCACCCCACTGAACATGTTGACTGTTTCCAGGCTCGGCCTGAGCTGATGGTTCCCTCCCAGAGACCTATTCCCCAGCGACCCCGCTCCAATTCCCCAGGTAGGCACAGAGGAGGGTGGTTCCAGATTTTGCTCCACCCCTAGCCTGGGCGACCCACCCGTCCTGACCCCACCCTCCCTCATCTTACTCCCTTCAGTGGCTTGGAAAGGATGCCCCAAGATAAAGACCCACAGGCACCCTGGCTCTGACATATGGCGGGGTAGAAACACAGATACCTCCTGGCCATGATCCGACAACCCCATTCCCCGCAGCCCAGGCGCCCAACAAATCAGGACCCAACACCTCCAGCAGGTCTCCCGCTCCCGGGAGGTTGTAACCCTTTCATCTTTGACTCTAGACACAGAAAGGCAGATGCCCCAGACCCGCGCCCGGTGGCTGGGCCTGCGTGCAGTGGGGAAGGGGGCGACCCGGGACCCCTGTGCGGCCCCGCTCCCAACTTCTTCACAGAACATACTTGTTTAGACCTTTAGACCCAGCTGGGGTGGAGGTGTCTTAGGGAGGGAGACTGGGCGATAACTGAAGAAAGTTTTGGGGGGAGAGTGCTAAGTCACTCTGAAAAAAAGGCCACTGTCGCTCCCACCTCCTGGAAGGGGCAGCTGCCGGACCGGGGATCTCCAAGCGGCACCTGAGTCCCCGGGGGCGGGGACGCGCGCCCAGCCCCTGCCGCGCCCCTGCCGCCCCCCGCCCGCGCCCGACCCGCCTCCGGGTCGCACTCACCAGGGCGCGGTTGAACCTCTCCTCCAGCTCTCCGGCCGCGGGCATCGGCTGCTTGGGAGGCGCGGGCTGCTTGGGGGGCGGCGCGGCGGGGCCCGCGGGCTGCTCGGCGCTGCCGGCCGCGTTGCCCATGGTGGTCCCCACCCAGCCGGCCAGGCGCCTCCAGCCTCGGAAATCCAGCTTTCCGGGGGACGGGGACGAGGCTCCCGGCCCGGGCGGGGGCGAGGGGGCAGcggctggcggcggcggcgggggtcTCGGCGGCGGGGGGCGCTCGGCTCAGCGGCGCGCAGGGGCCGGAGCGCGGCGTCCCATCGGGGCGGCCCCGTCCGTGGGACCGGGCGGCGAGCTGCAGGGTTGGGGGAGGAAGTCAGGCTGCAGGCCGCCGGGGCCAGAGGGCTGGGCCGGGGGCAGGAAGCTGCGGCGCTGGCTCCCCCCTCGGCGATTTTCGAACTTCTGCTGTCGCTCCCCGTGCGCGCAAACCGCAgttcgccgccgccgccgggcaCCCAGCCCCAGGGGGgcgggctggagggagggggcgGGCGCTGGCCGGGGGACCCCCGCAACCATGGCGGGCGGGGAGTGGGCTGCCGAGCCGCTTCACCTGCCGCAGAGGGGGCGGCCGGCGCCGCTTCACCTGCCGGAGCGGGAGGCCACCGAGGCGAGGCCGAGGCGGCGGCGCGCTCGGCGGCGCCTCCGGGTCCTAGAACCGCATCCTCCCGCTCGCCTCGGGCGAGGGATTGGCCGGGTCTGGGTGAAGGGGGTCACGCCCTGGGGATCGGAGGGGCACATCTTCTCCGCACCGAGGATCTCAGCGA
Proteins encoded in this window:
- the LOC134758523 gene encoding circumsporozoite protein-like, with protein sequence MVVPTQPARRLQPRKSSFPGDGDEAPGPGGGEGAAAGGGGGGLGGGGRSAQRRAGAGARRPIGAAPSVGPGGELQGWGRKSGCRPPGPEGWAGGRKLRRWLPPRRFSNFCCRSPCAQTAVRRRRRAPSPRGAGWREGAGAGRGTPATMAGGEWAAEPLHLPQRGRPAPLHLPEREATEARPRRRRARRRLRVLEPHPPARLGRGIGRVWVKGVTPWGSEGHIFSAPRISATASTARRPTVVQRWRARAAFPSRVPD